From Stigmatopora argus isolate UIUO_Sarg chromosome 14, RoL_Sarg_1.0, whole genome shotgun sequence, the proteins below share one genomic window:
- the arl6ip1 gene encoding ADP-ribosylation factor-like protein 6-interacting protein 1, with translation MVEGDNKSTNMVAQETAQLEEQLQAWGEVILVGDRVLRWEKPWFPGALMGATAVLFLLIYYLDPSVLTGVSSGVMLLCLADYLVPTLVPRVFGSNKWTTEQQQRFHEICGNVVKTQRRLVGWWYRLCTLKEEKPKMYFASVISSLLVVAWIGQQVHNLLLTYLIVSLMLLLPGLNQHGVLTKYAAMAKRELNKLIKNKEKKNE, from the exons ATGGTCGAAGGAGACAACAAGAGCACAAACATGGTG GCACAGGAAACGGCCCAACTGGAGGAGCAACTTCAGGCGTGGGGCGAGGTGATCCTAGTGGGTGACCGCGTTCTGCGCTGGGAGAAGCCGTGGTTTCCGGGAGCCCTGATGGGCGCCACCGCCGTTCTCTTCCT GCTTATCTACTATTTGGACCCATCGGTGCTGACGGGCGTGTCGAGTGGCGTCATGTTGCTGTGCCTGGCTGACTACTTGGTGCCCACGTTGGTGCCCCGAGTGTTCGGCTCCAACAAATG GACCACGGAGCAGCAGCAGCGTTTCCACGAGATCTGCGGCAACGTGGTGAAAACGCAGCGCCGCCTGGTGGGCTGGTGGTACCGTCTCTGCacgctgaaggaggagaaaccAAAAATG tactTTGCGTCAGTGATCAGCAGTCTATTGGTGGTGGCCTGGATTGGACAGCAAGTGCACAACCTGTTGCTCACCTATCTGATTG TGAGTTTGATGCTGCTGCTGCCGGGCCTCAACCAGCACGGCGTCCTGACCAAGTATGCCGCCATGGCCAAGAGGGAATTGAACAAGCTTATCAAGAACAAGGAAAAGAAGAACGAGTAG
- the LOC144088260 gene encoding tryptase-like: MDASKMMTILLLLLLSLAASRSQPDVCGQAPLNTRIRIVGGQVAPEGAWPWQVSLLRNGFHFCGGSLITSEWVMTAAHCFDDTDPVTVTVVLGRQQQNGPNPNEEARLIAALIIHPDYNPANFDNDVALLRLSTPVTFTNFIRPVCLAAASSTFFAGTKSWVTGWGDIAFGVPAPPPGELMEVQVPIVGNRQCYCDYSGINPITENMICAGPREGGRDTCQGDSGGPLVTKKGPVWVQNGIASFGLGCAQPGFPGGYARVSSFQEWITNQIGGDNLPGFVKCRSACPDPDLEVTCPGLPPPPPSNNCSCAVEVIMKCIGNKGKGCAHPFVH; the protein is encoded by the exons ATGGACGCGTCCAAGATGATGACaattctgctgctgctgctgctgtcacTTGCAG cgtcCAGATCGCAACCTGATG TGTGCGGCCAGGCCCCACTAAACACCCGCATTCGCATCGTCGGGGGTCAAGTGGCCCCCGAGGGCGCGTGGCCCTGGCAGGTCAGCCTGCTCAGGAATGGTTTTCACTTCTGCGGGGGGTCACTCATTACCAGTGAGTGGGTGATGACGGCTGCGCACTGCTTTGACGA CACGGATCCCGTGACAGTGACAGTGGTTTTGGGTCGTCAGCAGCAAAATGGTCCCAATCCTAACGAGGAAGCCCGATTGATAGCGGCGCTAATTATCCATCCCGACTACAACCCGGCAAACTTTGACAACGATGTGGCTCTCTTGCGCCTCTCCACGCCCGTCACCTTCACCAACTTCATCCGGCCCGTCTGTCTGGCCGCAGCCTCCAGCACCTTCTTCGCCGGAACCAAAAGCTGGGTCACCGGATGGGGGGACATCGCCTTTGGGG TTCCAGCGCCACCTCCAGGGGAACTGATGGAGGTTCAGGTTCCCATCGTAGGAAACCGCCAATGCTACTGTGATTACAGCGGAATAAACCCCATCACTGAAAACATGATCTGCGCTGGCCCGAGAGAGGGAGGAAGAGACACCTGCCAG GGGGATTCCGGCGGTCCCTTGGTGACCAAAAAAGGCCCCGTGTGGGTCCAGAACGGGATCGCGAGCTTTGGATTGGGTTGCGCCCAGCCGGGATTCCCGGGCGGCTACGCGCGGGTGTCCTCGTTCCAGGAATGGATCACCAACCAAATAGGTGGCGACAATCTGCCGGGGTTCGTCAAGTGCAGGTCTGCGTGCCCCGACCCGGACCTAGAGGTCACCTGTCCCGGTctgcctcctcctcccccctccAACAACTGCAGCTGCGCCGTTGAAGTGATAATGAAATGTATCGGAAACAAGGGTAAAGGATGCGCGCATCCCTTTGTACACTAA
- the LOC144089029 gene encoding uncharacterized protein LOC144089029 → MSVVPVLGLAMPLPAIIMLAILLYILLLAVVVWIRFCFKERCSWDCGPCCPDLSMWDRCYQLAQSCDCKPPTLRSCLRDVGLPAVCSKWDCACMCQPPECESCNCLCFEIRIK, encoded by the exons ATGAGC GTGGTTCCTGTTTTGGGCTTGGCCATGCCTCTGCCTGCCATCATCATGTTGGCCATCTTACTCTACATCCTGCTCCTAGCCGTGGTGGTGTGGATCCGATTCTGCTTCAAA GAGCGCTGTTCGTGGGACTGCGGTCCGTGCTGTCCCGACCTTTCAATGTGGGACCGCTGCTACCAGCTGGCGCAATCGTGCGACTGTAAGCCGCCCACGCTGCGCTCGTGTCTAAGGGACGTCGGATTACCGGCCGTG TGCTCTAAGTGGGACTGCGCGTGCATGTGTCAGCCCCCCGAGTGCGAGTCGTGCAACTGCCTCTGCTTTGAGATCCGCATCAAGTAG
- the srsf2b gene encoding serine/arginine-rich splicing factor 2b codes for MSYGRPPPDVDGMTSLKVDNLTYRTTPETLRHVFEKYGRVGDVYIPRDRYSKDSRGFAFVRFHDKRDAEDAMDAMDGALLDGRELRVQMARYGRPPDSHYGGGRRGSSGGGGGGGGGAPRRYGGSSRRSRSPRPRRRSRSRSRSRSRSRSRSRYSRSRSRSYSRSKSRSPRNKKTSNKSRSRSRSRSASRSASPPKRATGSASRSKSPPKSPAQNGGESP; via the exons ATGAGTTACGGAAGGCCTCCGCCCGACGTCGACGGCATGACTTCCCTCAAAGTGGACAACCTGACGTACCGAACCACACCGGAGACCCTGCGGCACGTTTTCGAGAAGTACGGCCGAGTCGGGGACGTGTACATCCCGCGAGACCGCTACTCCAAGGACAGCCGCGGCTTCGCCTTTGTCCGCTTCCACGACAAGCGGGACGCCGAAGACGCAATGGACGCCATGGACGGCGCGCTTCTGGACGGCCGCGAGCTGCGTGTGCAGATGGCCCGCTACGGCCGACCTCCGGATTCGCATTACGGTGGCGGGCGACGAGGGAgcagtggcggtggcggcggcggtggcggaggGGCGCCCCGGAGATACGGAGGCTCCAGTCGACGAAGCAGAAG CCCCCGCCCCCGAAGACGCAGCAGGTCCCGCAGCAGGTCCCGCTCTCGCTCCCGGAGCCGCTCCCGTTACAGCCGCTCACGTTCTAGGTCCTACTCCCGATCCAAGTCCCGCTCGCCCAGGAACAAGAAGACCAGCAACAAGTCCCGCTCGCGATCCCGCTCCAGGTCCGCCAGCCGCTCCGCCTCCCCTCCTAAAAGAGCCACCGGATCCGCGTCCAGATCTAAAAGCCCGCCCAAGTCGCCTGCGCAGAATGGAGGAGAGTCCCCATAA
- the eif1 gene encoding eukaryotic translation initiation factor 1 isoform X2 codes for MSAIQNLQTFDPFADATKGDDCLPTGKEDYIHIRIQQRNGRKTLTTVQGIAAEYDKKKLVKAFKKKFACNGTVIEHPEYGEVIQLQGDQRKHICQFLIEIDLAKEEQLKVHGF; via the exons ATGTCCGCTATCCAGAACCTCCAAACTTTTG ATCCCTTTGCTGATGCAACTAAGGGTGATGACTGCCTCCCAACTGGGAAAGAAGACTACATCCACATAAGAATTCAACAGCGGAACGGCAGGAAGACGCTCACGACTGTCCAGGGCATTGCTGCCGAGTATGACAAGAAGAAGCTAGTCAAGGCCTTCAAGAAG AAATTTGCATGCAATGGGACGGTGATTGAGCACCCAGAGTATGGTGAAGTGATCCAGCTTCAGGGAGATCAGCGTAAGCATATCTGCCAGTTCCTCATTGAA ATTGACCTAGCCAAGGAGGAGCAGCTCAAAGTCCACGGCTTCTAG
- the LOC144089018 gene encoding polyserase-2-like has translation MVKWMSATLPLLLLIAECGAQLDVCGQPPLNSRIVGGQDANDGDWPWQVSLHRNGNHFCGASLINNQWLLTAAHCLDGITPQLAYMGRLRQSGSNPNEVSRTIDRTVMHPNYNPRSFDNDVGLVRLSSPVTFSNFIRPVCLADTPSTFFDGIDSWVTGWGRIAEGAPLAQNLMEVEVPVIGNRQCNCDYNPTYQITDNMICAGLREGGRDSCQGDSGGPMMSKEGSRWVQSGVISFGIGCARPELPGVYARVSRYRVWISDQLGNTNLPGFVTFTSPGTDPDLGSVTCRNQAETAATVRPTVNNPQEQVTCGQAPLNTRLLGSGAMSAQAGTWPWVASLHFNGSHRCEGTLVDNDVVLTNAECVSGSGNLSDWTVYLGRLRQNGSNNQEVQVSVSRIVTSSQSGQNVALVMLASMVQLSNFIQPICIGRDDNMANWSSCWVAGWTDGEGEQILREVQTQLVNCTNILSDNSICTERLELDQGQSGTPLMCQLDGSWYQAGVLSAETARENEPTVFADLSQFNDFLRNQLGNFLSPASSGSVPLLFTGWLLASAALAALCH, from the exons ATGGTGAAGTGGATGAGCGCGACGCTGCCGCTGCTGCTGTTAATCgcag aGTGTGGAGCGCAACTTGATG TATGTGGCCAGCCACCTCTCAACAGTCGCATCGTGGGAGGACAGGACGCCAATGATGGCGATTGGCCCTGGCAGGTCAGCCTGCACAGGAACGGCAATCACTTTTGCGGGGCCTCGCTCATCAACAATCAATGGCTGCTGACGGCTGCCCACTGCTTGGACGG CATTACCCCCCAATTGGCCTATATGGGTCGTTTAAGGCAGTCAGGTTCCAACCCTAACGAGGTCAGCCGAACCATCGACAGGACCGTCATGCATCCCAACTACAACCCGAGAAGCTTTGACAACGACGTGGGGCTGGTGCGTCTTTCGTCGCCCGTCACCTTCAGCAACTTCATCCGGCCCGTGTGCTTGGCCGATACCCCGAGCACCTTCTTCGACGGAATCGACAGCTGGGTGACCGGATGGGGCCGCATCGCAGAGGGAG CTCCCCTGGCACAGAATTTGATGGAGGTCGAGGTTCCCGTGATAGGAAACCGTCAATGCAACTGCGACTACAACCCCACTTACCAAATCACAGACAACATGATTTGTGCCGGGCTGAGAGAGGGAGGAAGAGACTCCTGCCAG GGTGATTCCGGCGGTCCCATGATGAGCAAAGAAGGGTCCAGGTGGGTCCAGAGCGGCGTGATAAGCTTCGGAATAGGTTGCGCCCGGCCAGAGCTTCCGGGAGTTTACGCACGGGTGTCCCGGTACCGGGTGTGGATCAGCGACCAATTGGGAAACACCAACTTGCCGGGTTTCGTCACCTTCACGTCCCCGGGCACCGACCCTGACCTGGGATCCGTAACGTGTAGAAATCAAGCGGAAACCGCCGCAACCGTGCGTCCCACCGTTAACAACCCACAAGAGC AGGTGACGTGCGGGCAAGCCCCCTTGAACACGCGCCTACTGGGCTCCGGGGCAATGTCGGCCCAAGCGGGTACGTGGCCCTGGGTGGCCAGTTTGCACTTCAACGGAAGTCACCGATGCGAAGGCACGCTGGTGGATAATGACGTCGTCCTGACCAACGCGGAGTGTGTAAGCGG GTCCGGCAATCTGTCCGATTGGACCGTCTACTTGGGTCGCCTGAGGCAGAATGGCTCCAACAACCAAGAAGTCCAAGTCAGCGTGAGCAGGATCGTCACCAGCAGTCAGTCCGGTCAAAATGTGGCACTTGTGATGCTGGCTTCGATGGTCCAGCTGTCTAACTTCATCCAGCCTATCTGCATTGGGCGTGACGATAACATGGCCAATTGGTCTTCCTGCTGGGTCGCAGGATGGACCGACGGAGAAG GGGAGCAGATCTTGCGGGAGGTCCAGACACAGCTGGTGAACTGCACCAACATTTTGTCTGACAACAGTATTTGTACGGAACGTCTAGAACTAGACCAG GGGCAAAGTGGCACTCCGTTAATGTGCCAGTTGGACGGCTCCTGGTACCAGGCAGGGGTGCTGTCGGCCGAAACTGCGCGGGAGAATGAACCCACAGTCTTTGCTGATCTCAGCCAGTTCAATGATTTCCTGAGGAACCAGTTGGGGAACTTCTTGTCGCCCGCCAGCTCCGGCTCGGTGCCTCTGCTCTTCACCGGTTGGCTCCTGGCCTCCGCCGCCCTGGCGGCACTTTGCCACTGA
- the eif1 gene encoding eukaryotic translation initiation factor 1 isoform X1 has product MSAIQNLQTFEDPFADATKGDDCLPTGKEDYIHIRIQQRNGRKTLTTVQGIAAEYDKKKLVKAFKKKFACNGTVIEHPEYGEVIQLQGDQRKHICQFLIEIDLAKEEQLKVHGF; this is encoded by the exons ATGTCCGCTATCCAGAACCTCCAAACTTTTG AAGATCCCTTTGCTGATGCAACTAAGGGTGATGACTGCCTCCCAACTGGGAAAGAAGACTACATCCACATAAGAATTCAACAGCGGAACGGCAGGAAGACGCTCACGACTGTCCAGGGCATTGCTGCCGAGTATGACAAGAAGAAGCTAGTCAAGGCCTTCAAGAAG AAATTTGCATGCAATGGGACGGTGATTGAGCACCCAGAGTATGGTGAAGTGATCCAGCTTCAGGGAGATCAGCGTAAGCATATCTGCCAGTTCCTCATTGAA ATTGACCTAGCCAAGGAGGAGCAGCTCAAAGTCCACGGCTTCTAG